The following is a genomic window from Mycolicibacterium sp. TY81.
GGCACATCGAACTCGGCGAGACGGCCGAACAGACCGCCATCCGTGAGGTCGCCGAGGAGACCGGACTGCAGGGCAGCGTGCTGGCCGCGCTCGGCAGCATCGACTACTGGTTCGTGACCGAGGGCCGGCGCGTGCACAAGACAGTGCACCATTACCTGATGCGATTCCTGGGCGGTGAACTCTCCGACGACGACGTCGAGGTCACCGAAGTGGCGTGGGTGCCGCTTCGGGAACTGCCGTCCCGCCTGGCCTACGCCGACGAGCGCAAGCTCGCCGAGGTGGCCGGCGAACTGATCGACAAACTGCACACCGATGGACCGGGCGCCCTGCCGCCGCTGCCGCGCACCGCGCCGCGCCGCCGCCCACAGACCCATTCCCGCACGCGGAACCATCGCACCGACGACTCCGCCCATACCCAACCCGGCCGCCGCGCGAACGGCTGCGGACCCGGGTCGTGAAGGTCAGGTTGGCGGCCTCGACAGTTCTCCTGCGCGTCCTGGCAGTCACCGCCCTGTTGCTGTTGCTCACCGCCCCGATCACGCCGCATTCGTCGGCAGGCGAACCGGGCGGGACGACGTTCCTGCAACTGCGCATCGACCACGTCACCCCCGACGTGGTCACCACCACGAGCGAGCCGGTGGTGACGGTCAGCGGCACCGTCACCAATGTCGGTGACCGCCCGGTGCACGACGTCATGGTGCGCCTCGAGCACGCGGCAGCGGTGACGTCGTCATCCGG
Proteins encoded in this region:
- a CDS encoding NUDIX hydrolase; amino-acid sequence: MSEGERAKPRRRRGRRRGRRSAGPPSDNTQGTDTDSAAAPRNGTAQAAPAAAPATPAARKSNNDRLRTVHETSAGGLVIDGLDGPKDTQKAALIGRIDRRGRMLWSLPKGHIELGETAEQTAIREVAEETGLQGSVLAALGSIDYWFVTEGRRVHKTVHHYLMRFLGGELSDDDVEVTEVAWVPLRELPSRLAYADERKLAEVAGELIDKLHTDGPGALPPLPRTAPRRRPQTHSRTRNHRTDDSAHTQPGRRANGCGPGS